A window of Argopecten irradians isolate NY chromosome 14, Ai_NY, whole genome shotgun sequence contains these coding sequences:
- the LOC138308143 gene encoding uncharacterized protein: MAKIESESFDVPARKTAVKKPQAKKRKRQCDSSSDSNEDVDILPGTSRTPTSRQRVVKFVGRRIYHQWIVDGTGTLEWYSGTVLAVVSGLDGSDDAVYEVQYDGEDDSFEVDHLIEDFRASQVKFIDV; this comes from the exons TTTGATGTTCCTGCGAGGAAAACAGCAGTGAAGAAACCTCAAGCTAAGAAACGCAAGAGACAGTGTGATAGCAGTTCTGACTCAAACGAAGACGTTGACATCTTACCAGGCACTTCAAGGACTCCAAC ATCCCGACAGCGAGTTGTCAAATTTGTTGGCCGGAGGATATACCACCAGTGGATTGTTGATGGCACAGGCACACTTGAGTGGTACTCGGGAACAGTTCTTGCTGTGGTGAGTGGGCTAGACGGTAGTGACGACGCTGTGTATGAAGTGCAGTATGATGGAGAAGATGATTCTTTCGAAGTTGACCATCTGATAGAGGACTTTAGAGCTTCACAAGTCAAGTTCATTGATGTTTAA